The Manihot esculenta cultivar AM560-2 chromosome 1, M.esculenta_v8, whole genome shotgun sequence genome has a window encoding:
- the LOC110618535 gene encoding uncharacterized protein LOC110618535: MEISGGISPSMSLDQLQKKGSEDTQLQNFELELTGHGHGYNHQFHSMNALEILRETVRILRYNCSSFMIIAVLLICPVSAIVLSNVFVDQSIVKRLTIRFLLVVKSGGLPLRPFVKQSCHHFAEMVVSSAMCFPLFITLSLLSKAAVVYSVDCTYSRKKVNVSKFCVVISKIWRRILSTYLWACMMIVGCVTLFCVLLLAICSSFSVVGFSPELNLYAAMIVGLAFSVVFANAIIICNIAIVISVLEDVSGPQALLQSSILIRGQTQVGLLIYLGSTIGMAFVEGLFEHRVKTLSYGDGTSRIWEGPLLVIMLSFVVLIDLMMSAVFYFSCRSYRLEASDAESHSILETISISAEALVVQ, encoded by the coding sequence ATGGAGATTTCTGGTGGGATTTCTCCAAGTATGAGTTTGGATCAGTTACAAAAGAAGGGATCTGAGGATACCCAGTTGCAGAATTTTGAGTTGGAATTAACTGGACATGGTCATGGATATAATCATCAATTCCATTCAATGAATGCGTTGGAGATCTTGAGAGAAACCGTGAGGATTCTTCGGTATAATTGCTCTTCGTTTATGATAATTGCTGTTTTGCTTATTTGTCCAGTATCTGCCATTGTCTTATCAAATGTATTTGTTGATCAGTCTATAGTTAAGCGACTGACTATTAGGTTTTTGTTAGTTGTAAAATCTGGAGGACTCCCATTGAGGCCTTTTGTCAAACAGTCGTGTCACCATTTTGCCGAGATGGTTGTTTCTTCCGCAATGTGCTTCCCTTTGTTTATCACATTGTCTTTGTTATCCAAAGCTGCAGTAGTTTACTCAGTAGATTGCACTTATTCGAGGAAAAAGGTTAATGTTTCAAAGTTCTGTGTGGTGATAAGCAAAATTTGGAGAAGAATTCTTTCAACGTACTTGTGGGCATGTATGATGATTGTTGGTTGTGTTACACTGTTCTGTGTTCTTTTGTTAGCTATCTGTAGTTCATTCTCAGTAGTTGGTTTTTCACCAGAGTTAAACTTGTATGCTGCAATGATCGTGGGGTTAGCGTTCTCGGTTGTTTTTGCCAATGCAATCATCATTTGCAACATTGCCATTGTGATCTCTGTGTTGGAGGATGTTTCAGGGCCACAGGCATTGCTTCAGTCCAGTATTTTGATTAGGGGACAGACACAGGTTGGTCTTCTCATATATCTAGGATCAACAATTGGGATGGCTTTTGTGGAAGGGTTGTTTGAACATAGAGTGAAGACACtgagttatggggatggaactTCAAGAATTTGGGAAGGTCCTCTTTTAGTGATTATGCTTTCATTTGTGGTGCTCATCGATTTGATGATGAGTGCAGTTTTCTACTTCAGCTGTAGATCTTACAGATTGGAAGCCTCTGATGCTGAATCTCATTCAATTTTAGAAACAATTTCAATTTCTGCTGAAGCATTGGTTGTTCAATGA